Proteins found in one Neomonachus schauinslandi chromosome 1, ASM220157v2, whole genome shotgun sequence genomic segment:
- the ABHD8 gene encoding protein ABHD8, whose translation MLTGVTDGIFCCLLGAPPNAVGPLESVESSDGYTFVEVKPGRVLRVKHAGPAPAPNPPPPRPDTAQGDQSGLVRCQRRITVYRNGRLLVENLGRAPRADLLHGQNGSGEPPAALEVELADPAGSEGRSGSGGAGSGSGGRRRRARRPKRTIHIDCEKRITSCKGAQADVVLFFIHGVGGSLAIWKEQLDFFVRLGYEVVAPDLAGHGASSAPQVAAAYTFYALAEDMRAIFKRYAKKRNVLIGHSYGVSFCTFLAHEYPDLVHKVIMINGGGPTALEPSFCSIFNMPTCVLHCLSPCLAWSFLKAGFARQGAKEKQLLKEGNAFNVSSFVLRAMMSGQYWPEGDEVYHAELTVPVLLVHGMHDKFVPVEEDQRMAEILLLAFLKLIDEGSHMVMLECPETVNTLLHEFLLWEPEPSPKALPEPLPAPPEEKK comes from the exons ATGCTGACTGGGGTGACCGACGGGATCTTCTGCTGCCTGCTAGGCGCACCGCCCAACGCAGTGGGGCCGCTGGAGAGCGTCGAGTCCAGTGATGGCTACACCTTTGTGGAGGTCAAGCCTGGCCGTGTGCTGCGGGTGAAGCATGCTgggcctgccccagcccccaacccACCTCCACCACGGCCAGATACTGCCCAGGGGGACCAGTCTGGCTTGGTCCGCTGCCAGCGCCGAATTACCGTGTACCGCAACGGGCGGTTACTGGTGGAGAACCTGGGCCGGGCACCTCGAGCTGACCTCCTGCATGGGCAGAATGGCTCCGGGGAGCCGCCGGCCGCCCTAGAGGTGGAGCTGGCCGACCCAGCGGGCAGCGAGGGCCGCTCAGGCTCAGGCGGTGCTGGGAGTGGCAGCGGCGGGCGCCGGCGTCGAGCCCGGCGCCCCAAGCGCACCATCCACATTGACTGTGAGAAGCGCATCACAAGCTGCAAAGGTGCCCAGGCCGACGTGGTGCTCTTTTTCATCCACGGTGTTGGCGGCTCCCTGGCCATCTGGAAGGAGCAGCTGGACTTCTTTGTGCGCCTGGGCTATGAGGTGGTGGCACCCGATCTGGCCGGTCACGGGGCCAGCTCGGCACCCCAGGTGGCCGCAGCCTACACCTTCTATGCGCTGGCAGAGGACATGCGTGCCATCTTCAAGCGTTATGCCAAGAAGCGAAACGTGCTCATTGGGCATTCCTACGG TGTCTCCTTCTGCACGTTCCTGGCACATGAGTACCCAGACCTGGTGCACAAGGTGATCATGATCAACGGCGGGGGCCCCACAGCACTGGAACCCAGCTTCTGTTCCATCTTCAACATGCCCACGTGCGTCCTGCACTGCTTGTCACCCTGCCTGGCTTGGAGCTTTCTCAA GGCTGGCTTCGCCCGCCAAGGAGCCAAAGAGAAGCAGCTACTGAAGGAGGGCAATGCATTCAACGTGTCATCCTTTGTCCTGCGAGCCATGATGAGTGGCCAGTACTGGCCTGAAGGTGACGAGGTCTACCATGCTGAGCTCACTGTGCCCGTCCTGCTCGTTCACGGCATGCACGACAAGTTTGTGCCGGTGGAGGAAGACCAGCGCATGGCCGAG ATCCTGCTGCTGGCTTTCCTGAAGCTCATTGATGAAGGCAGCCACATGGTGATGCTGGAGTGTCCGGAGACGGTCAACACGCTGCTCCACGAATTCCTGCTCTGGGAGCCCGAGCCCTCGCCCAAGGCCCTGCCCGAGCCCCTGCCCGCGCCCCCAGAAGAGAAGAAGTAG
- the MRPL34 gene encoding 39S ribosomal protein L34, mitochondrial isoform X2, with the protein MAFVIGSVGRQLGRVRGAGLSGGTWLQPRAWLGLPDSWGLLATQQTRGKARGNEYQPSNIKRKHKHGWIRRLSTPSGVQVILRRMHKGRKSLSH; encoded by the exons ATGGCTTTCGTGATCGGATCCGTAGGTCGCCAGTTGGGTCGCGTTAG GGGAGCTGGGCTGAGTGGTGGGAC GTGGCTCCAGCCCCGCGCCTGGCTGGGGCTCCCCGACTCCTGGGGACTCCTCGCCACACAGCAGACCCGGGGAAAGGCGCGTGGAAACGAGTATCAGCCGAGCAACATCAAACGCAAGCACAAACACGGCTGGATCCGGCGCCTGAGCACACCGTCCGGCGTCCAGGTCATCCTTCGCCGCATGCACAAAGGCCGCAAGTCGCTGAGCCATTAA
- the MRPL34 gene encoding 39S ribosomal protein L34, mitochondrial isoform X1 gives MAFVIGSVGRQLGRVRWLQPRAWLGLPDSWGLLATQQTRGKARGNEYQPSNIKRKHKHGWIRRLSTPSGVQVILRRMHKGRKSLSH, from the exons ATGGCTTTCGTGATCGGATCCGTAGGTCGCCAGTTGGGTCGCGTTAG GTGGCTCCAGCCCCGCGCCTGGCTGGGGCTCCCCGACTCCTGGGGACTCCTCGCCACACAGCAGACCCGGGGAAAGGCGCGTGGAAACGAGTATCAGCCGAGCAACATCAAACGCAAGCACAAACACGGCTGGATCCGGCGCCTGAGCACACCGTCCGGCGTCCAGGTCATCCTTCGCCGCATGCACAAAGGCCGCAAGTCGCTGAGCCATTAA